In Kordiimonas sp. SCSIO 12610, the following are encoded in one genomic region:
- the trpC gene encoding indole-3-glycerol phosphate synthase TrpC — MTDILKEICDKKREHVDAVKSSISLSEQENRAKAASPTRGFLNALRTKRLNDEYGFICEIKKASPSKGLIRPEDFDPKVLAQAYERGGAACLSVLTDIPYFQGHDDYLVTARNSVKIPALRKDFMIDTYQVTEARGLGADCILLIMAALDDALAQDLEAAAFDYGMDVLIEVHNAEELERALKLRSKLLGINNRNLKTMDVSLDTTLSLARNLGDDYILVAESGLKTREDLAKCEELGAGCFLIGETFMRQKDVEAAVKALQK, encoded by the coding sequence ATGACTGATATATTAAAAGAAATATGCGATAAAAAGCGCGAGCATGTTGATGCAGTAAAATCATCAATTTCACTAAGTGAACAAGAAAATCGGGCCAAGGCTGCATCGCCAACGCGCGGTTTCCTAAACGCGCTTAGAACGAAACGCCTGAACGATGAATATGGCTTCATTTGTGAAATCAAAAAAGCAAGTCCATCAAAAGGGCTTATTCGACCAGAGGATTTTGACCCCAAAGTCCTCGCGCAAGCGTATGAACGCGGCGGGGCAGCTTGCTTATCAGTCCTCACAGATATTCCGTATTTTCAGGGCCATGATGACTATTTAGTTACCGCAAGAAATTCGGTTAAAATCCCAGCGCTTAGAAAAGATTTCATGATCGACACATATCAGGTTACTGAAGCACGGGGACTTGGTGCTGATTGTATTCTCCTGATTATGGCAGCACTTGATGATGCCTTAGCACAAGACTTAGAGGCAGCTGCCTTTGACTACGGCATGGACGTGCTTATCGAAGTACATAATGCTGAAGAATTGGAACGAGCCCTCAAACTCAGAAGCAAGCTGCTTGGCATCAACAATCGCAATCTTAAAACAATGGATGTATCACTGGATACAACATTGTCCCTCGCCAGAAATCTGGGCGACGATTATATACTTGTTGCTGAATCGGGCCTGAAAACACGTGAAGACCTGGCGAAATGTGAAGAATTGGGGGCTGGTTGTTTTTTGATTGGCGAGACCTTTATGCGGCAAAAGGATGTTGAGGCAGCCGTAAAAGCGCTTCAAAAATAA
- a CDS encoding aminodeoxychorismate/anthranilate synthase component II, with product MYILIDNYDSFTYNLYHYFVELGADVKVWRNDQITVEDVIKLKPQGIILSPGPCTPNEAGICLDMIAAAKENHIPLLGVCLGHQAIGQHYGGDVVRAPYVMHGKTSDITHNQSGVFTDIPETYTATRYHSLVVDKETLPAELTITAETEDGLIMGLENKADNMYGVQFHPESIASDYGHALLKNFIDICEMSAA from the coding sequence ATGTATATCCTGATCGATAATTACGACAGCTTTACCTACAATTTGTATCATTATTTTGTCGAATTAGGGGCAGATGTAAAAGTATGGCGTAATGATCAAATCACAGTTGAAGACGTTATCAAATTAAAACCTCAGGGCATTATTCTAAGCCCAGGCCCCTGTACACCAAACGAAGCGGGGATTTGTCTTGATATGATCGCCGCTGCCAAAGAAAACCATATCCCACTCCTTGGGGTTTGCCTTGGCCATCAGGCAATCGGGCAGCATTATGGCGGTGATGTTGTGCGCGCCCCTTATGTAATGCACGGCAAAACCAGCGATATTACCCACAATCAATCGGGCGTCTTCACTGACATTCCAGAAACCTACACTGCAACACGCTATCATTCACTTGTCGTTGATAAAGAAACATTGCCCGCGGAATTAACAATAACCGCAGAAACTGAAGATGGTTTGATCATGGGGTTGGAGAATAAGGCCGATAATATGTACGGCGTGCAATTTCATCCGGAAAGTATCGCATCCGACTATGGGCATGCCCTTCTCAAGAACTTCATCGATATATGTGAGATGAGCGCAGCCTAA
- the moaC gene encoding cyclic pyranopterin monophosphate synthase MoaC, translated as MDKLSHIDEKGAAHMVDVSEKAITSRTAIAEGYIHMSTETLNQIKANSLKKGDVLATARIAGIMAAKKTSELIPLCHPLAITKVTVDFDTSLKNKIRVETLVKVGGQTGVEMEALSAASTALLTIYDMAKAVQKDMIIDGIRLLSKEGGKSGKYEAIDT; from the coding sequence ATGGATAAGCTTAGTCATATTGATGAAAAAGGCGCTGCTCACATGGTAGATGTGAGTGAGAAAGCGATCACCAGCCGTACTGCTATCGCTGAAGGCTATATCCATATGTCTACTGAGACACTTAACCAAATCAAAGCCAATAGCCTCAAGAAAGGCGATGTTTTGGCAACGGCCCGTATTGCAGGCATCATGGCCGCCAAAAAGACGAGCGAACTTATTCCTCTTTGCCATCCCCTCGCCATTACCAAAGTTACCGTTGATTTCGACACCAGTCTAAAGAATAAAATTCGCGTAGAAACGCTTGTGAAGGTAGGCGGGCAAACCGGCGTAGAAATGGAAGCATTGTCGGCGGCATCAACGGCCCTTCTTACCATATATGATATGGCAAAAGCCGTTCAAAAGGATATGATTATCGATGGTATTCGCCTACTTTCGAAAGAAGGCGGTAAATCAGGTAAATACGAGGCTATTGACACATGA
- the trpD gene encoding anthranilate phosphoribosyltransferase, translated as MSDFVSILSKVATGAYLNQVEARSAFETIMSGGASTEQTAAFLMGLRVRGEHVDEITAGAEVMRAKASHINAPINSVDTCGTGGTGISTYNISTASAFVTVAAGIPVAKHGNRAASSKSGSADVLEALGAKLEISMEAVQRSLDETGFSFLFARAHHSAMRFVAPVRTSIKVQTIFNLLGPLSNPAQAKRQILGVFDPKWQRPMAEVLKNLGSEHVWVVHGEDGMDEITTTGKTHIVELKNGQISEFDITPEDVGLTRATLEDLKGDDAEYNAAAITMLFDGKKSAFRDIVLMNTGAALLVGNKVQSLQDGVTMAASIIDSGKAKAKLAEWVEFTQTHS; from the coding sequence ATGAGTGATTTTGTTTCCATATTATCAAAAGTCGCTACTGGCGCATACCTCAACCAAGTTGAGGCTCGCAGCGCATTTGAAACCATTATGTCTGGCGGTGCTAGCACTGAGCAAACAGCTGCATTTCTAATGGGCCTACGTGTACGCGGTGAACATGTGGATGAAATAACTGCTGGTGCCGAGGTTATGCGCGCTAAGGCCTCACATATTAATGCTCCGATCAACTCTGTCGACACTTGCGGCACAGGTGGCACCGGTATTTCGACCTATAATATTTCCACAGCATCCGCTTTCGTTACTGTAGCCGCAGGTATACCCGTCGCCAAACACGGCAATCGCGCTGCTTCCTCAAAGTCTGGCTCTGCTGACGTATTGGAGGCGCTGGGTGCAAAGCTTGAAATTTCTATGGAAGCCGTTCAAAGAAGCCTTGATGAAACGGGTTTTAGTTTCCTTTTCGCGCGCGCACACCATAGCGCGATGCGCTTTGTGGCCCCTGTTCGTACATCTATCAAAGTACAGACGATTTTTAATTTACTTGGCCCCTTATCAAACCCAGCGCAGGCTAAACGACAAATCCTTGGTGTTTTTGATCCTAAATGGCAGCGCCCAATGGCGGAGGTTCTGAAAAACCTCGGCAGTGAGCATGTCTGGGTTGTCCACGGTGAAGATGGTATGGATGAAATTACCACTACGGGTAAAACCCATATTGTTGAACTCAAAAATGGTCAGATTAGTGAATTTGACATAACACCCGAAGACGTTGGCTTAACACGGGCGACGCTTGAAGACTTAAAAGGCGACGATGCCGAATATAACGCAGCAGCCATCACCATGCTATTCGACGGCAAAAAATCTGCGTTTCGCGATATTGTGTTGATGAACACAGGGGCAGCCCTGTTGGTTGGCAATAAGGTCCAATCGCTTCAGGACGGTGTAACAATGGCCGCCAGTATCATTGACAGCGGCAAAGCAAAGGCGAAATTGGCTGAATGGGTTGAATTCACTCAAACACATTCTTAA
- a CDS encoding ComEC/Rec2 family competence protein: protein MKLSLHSEWRIFYGAICFALGLALYYTLPFDLPVSIPAMVFVTMLAFQRPRYRKANPAYISVILFAAGILYACLRIEYADHHFIEETVYFSGEAIIEDIQERENAPVRLTLENLQSLSDETMKFNKVRLFVRTKIPEYLLAGDKIRFSAVLERPQGKLSPTGYDFARAAYFDGVQASGYVTTDIERAQFDNHNGASIGRVRQEIAEKLVRLIPGEAGGLAAALIVGRRSYLSDDAIDNLRASGLAHMLAISGLHMGLFVGAAFFMFEFVFLFVPIASPNINGRKLAAIFAWIAATGYLLLSGMSVATIRAFVIATIAIVAILLDRRVVSLRSIAIAAWAILIISPHAVMSAGFQMSFAATIALVCVYEIINERRRIKYEQDQPVFRTDQSFITRFGQNIGRFIGYTSLTTVIAQIAILPIALFHFQSVAVLGLFSNLVAVPVLLFIVVPFGFLSAVLGILGLEALSLPFFVWGLEQILDIAAFVADVEWSRVFMHPIHDYIFIMSLLVGCGLILIRHNRYVSSILFAMYLMMPLTFYIEPPSLIITQSGHGFVFQSKNGQFTYYNLRLNSFAADNYKKQWGLGPHVDTKRGQRSCDDYACSYDILGDRTAINVKHFAALYEACVAGDIVIILRKWVNYCRSNNLVIIKEQLATEGPLFIYENDNQNNLIWVNDKKNRRPWSGAE, encoded by the coding sequence GTGAAATTATCTCTGCATAGCGAATGGCGAATATTTTATGGGGCTATATGTTTCGCTCTCGGGCTCGCGCTCTATTATACGCTGCCGTTTGATCTTCCTGTCAGTATTCCTGCTATGGTTTTTGTTACGATGTTGGCTTTTCAGAGGCCACGATATAGGAAAGCGAACCCTGCCTATATAAGTGTTATTTTATTTGCTGCGGGTATTTTATATGCATGCCTCAGGATTGAATATGCTGATCATCATTTTATCGAAGAAACAGTATATTTTAGCGGTGAAGCTATCATCGAAGACATTCAGGAGCGCGAGAATGCCCCTGTTCGTTTGACTTTAGAGAACTTGCAATCGTTAAGCGATGAGACCATGAAGTTCAATAAGGTTAGACTGTTTGTTCGAACAAAAATCCCTGAGTATTTACTCGCTGGTGATAAAATACGATTTTCCGCAGTTCTTGAGCGGCCTCAAGGTAAACTAAGCCCCACAGGCTATGATTTTGCGCGAGCAGCATATTTTGACGGTGTTCAGGCCTCTGGTTACGTCACTACGGATATAGAGAGGGCTCAATTTGATAACCATAACGGCGCTTCGATCGGCAGAGTTCGTCAGGAAATTGCCGAAAAGCTTGTTCGCTTAATTCCCGGCGAAGCAGGGGGCTTGGCTGCTGCCCTTATTGTTGGGCGGCGTAGTTATTTATCCGACGATGCGATTGATAACCTTCGAGCAAGCGGACTTGCGCATATGCTTGCGATTTCCGGCTTGCATATGGGGTTATTTGTTGGCGCTGCTTTTTTTATGTTTGAGTTTGTTTTCTTATTCGTTCCGATCGCATCGCCAAATATTAACGGACGAAAACTCGCTGCGATTTTTGCATGGATAGCAGCAACGGGATATCTTTTATTATCAGGTATGAGTGTTGCAACCATTCGGGCATTTGTAATCGCGACAATAGCGATTGTTGCCATTCTTCTCGACCGTCGTGTTGTGTCCTTAAGAAGTATAGCAATTGCAGCATGGGCAATTTTGATTATATCTCCGCACGCGGTAATGAGTGCTGGTTTTCAAATGTCATTTGCCGCAACAATCGCCTTGGTTTGTGTTTATGAAATTATAAATGAGCGCCGACGTATTAAATATGAGCAGGATCAACCGGTATTCCGTACAGACCAGTCATTTATTACACGGTTCGGGCAAAATATAGGGCGATTTATCGGTTATACTTCGCTGACGACTGTGATTGCACAAATTGCGATTTTACCAATCGCATTGTTTCATTTTCAGTCAGTGGCAGTTTTGGGTCTATTTTCTAATCTTGTTGCTGTACCTGTTTTGCTATTCATTGTCGTACCTTTTGGTTTCTTGAGTGCAGTTCTCGGTATTTTGGGGTTGGAGGCGCTATCCCTGCCTTTCTTTGTGTGGGGTTTAGAGCAAATTCTTGATATCGCGGCGTTTGTTGCTGATGTTGAATGGTCAAGAGTATTTATGCATCCCATTCACGATTATATATTTATAATGAGTTTGTTGGTCGGTTGCGGTCTTATTCTTATTCGACATAATCGTTATGTTAGCTCCATCCTGTTCGCTATGTATTTGATGATGCCACTCACGTTTTACATAGAGCCGCCGTCTTTAATTATTACGCAGAGTGGTCATGGATTTGTTTTTCAATCAAAGAATGGCCAATTTACTTATTACAATTTACGCCTAAATAGTTTCGCAGCAGATAACTATAAAAAGCAGTGGGGACTGGGACCCCATGTGGATACAAAAAGGGGGCAGCGTTCGTGCGATGATTATGCCTGTAGTTATGATATTCTGGGTGATCGAACCGCGATAAATGTTAAGCATTTTGCGGCTCTCTATGAAGCCTGCGTAGCAGGTGATATCGTGATTATCCTGCGTAAATGGGTCAACTATTGCCGCAGCAATAATCTTGTGATTATCAAAGAACAATTGGCAACTGAAGGGCCGTTATTTATCTATGAAAACGATAACCAGAATAATCTTATTTGGGTGAATGATAAGAAAAATAGGCGCCCTTGGTCCGGTGCTGAATAG
- the lexA gene encoding transcriptional repressor LexA produces MLTSKQHQLLVFIQERLEENGISPSFDEMKDALGLKSKSGVHRLINALEERGFIKRMANRARALEVLKTPDNAKADKKPENVISGNFGPSSSATSSSNDEFMELPLHGKIAAGTPIEALENNDSFISVPSAMAASGKCYALEISGDSMIEMGILDGDTVVIESCNSARNGEVVVALVDREEATLKTIQHEGRFVNLVPANRDYSTQKLEADRVQVQGRLVGLLRQYH; encoded by the coding sequence ATGCTAACGTCTAAACAACACCAGCTTTTGGTCTTCATTCAAGAACGTTTGGAAGAAAATGGGATCTCCCCGTCTTTTGACGAAATGAAGGATGCTTTGGGCCTTAAGTCCAAATCCGGGGTTCACAGGCTAATAAATGCACTTGAGGAACGTGGTTTCATCAAACGAATGGCAAACCGTGCCCGCGCCCTTGAAGTTTTAAAGACACCAGATAATGCAAAGGCAGACAAAAAGCCTGAAAATGTTATAAGTGGAAACTTCGGGCCATCTTCCTCAGCAACATCATCATCCAATGATGAATTTATGGAATTACCACTTCATGGGAAAATCGCTGCGGGTACACCAATTGAAGCGCTAGAAAATAACGATAGTTTCATTTCGGTTCCCTCAGCTATGGCAGCCAGTGGCAAGTGCTATGCGCTTGAAATTTCTGGTGACTCCATGATTGAAATGGGAATTCTCGACGGGGATACCGTTGTGATAGAAAGCTGCAACTCTGCCCGTAACGGCGAAGTCGTTGTTGCTCTTGTGGACCGTGAAGAAGCAACATTGAAAACTATTCAGCATGAAGGTCGTTTTGTAAATCTAGTACCTGCTAACCGCGATTATTCAACACAGAAACTGGAAGCTGACCGGGTACAAGTTCAAGGGCGACTTGTTGGTTTACTACGCCAATATCATTAG
- the glp gene encoding gephyrin-like molybdotransferase Glp: protein MISVENAFHRIVDDAVPLTTERLAVEASVGRVLAAPLAARKSQPGCDLSAMDGYAVNSSDLSGGPVTLKVTSTSAAGQSKISELKPGEAMQIYTGAPVPNGADQVIIQENVNRDGDNINIQENAAPGKNIRFAGNDFAAKQIVCDAGTFITPKSIGLIAGSGHSHVMVHRAPKIAILTTGDELAKPDQDTFGPQETIDSLTPTLLSFFNDAGATASSLGAIKDNPDAIKAAIRNSSDADILITVGGASVGDRDYVQEALKAEGMELDFWKIAMRPGKPMIFGKINNRFVIGLPGNPVSAFVCALVFVRPLIDKLMGRPAPLPTGVLLPSAVDLPANGVRQHYMRARLIGIPGQRMVDPAASQDSSLLSVLSQSDGLIVRPVDAPEVKAGEPVLFLPF, encoded by the coding sequence ATGATATCGGTTGAAAATGCATTTCACCGCATCGTTGATGATGCTGTTCCTCTCACCACCGAGCGCCTTGCGGTAGAAGCATCCGTTGGACGGGTACTTGCTGCACCCCTTGCAGCGCGCAAATCACAGCCAGGCTGTGACTTATCTGCTATGGATGGGTACGCTGTAAACAGTAGCGACTTATCAGGTGGACCTGTTACGCTCAAAGTGACGAGCACATCAGCTGCGGGCCAATCGAAAATTTCTGAGCTGAAACCTGGCGAGGCAATGCAAATTTACACGGGCGCACCTGTTCCAAATGGCGCTGACCAGGTCATTATCCAGGAAAATGTTAACCGTGACGGAGACAATATCAACATTCAGGAAAATGCAGCTCCTGGTAAAAACATCAGATTTGCTGGCAATGATTTCGCTGCAAAACAGATTGTTTGCGATGCAGGAACCTTCATAACACCTAAGTCAATCGGGTTAATAGCGGGTAGCGGCCATAGTCACGTAATGGTTCACCGCGCACCGAAAATTGCGATTTTAACAACAGGCGACGAGCTAGCAAAACCGGATCAGGATACGTTCGGGCCGCAGGAAACGATTGACTCGCTAACGCCTACCCTCCTTAGTTTTTTTAATGATGCCGGAGCGACGGCCTCATCGCTTGGGGCAATAAAAGACAACCCTGATGCCATCAAAGCAGCGATCCGCAATTCGTCAGACGCCGATATTTTAATAACGGTTGGAGGGGCCAGCGTTGGGGATAGAGACTATGTGCAAGAGGCATTAAAAGCAGAAGGAATGGAACTCGATTTCTGGAAAATTGCTATGCGCCCCGGTAAGCCTATGATTTTCGGCAAAATCAATAACCGATTTGTTATCGGACTACCTGGCAATCCCGTATCAGCTTTCGTTTGTGCATTGGTGTTTGTCCGCCCACTGATCGATAAATTGATGGGTCGCCCGGCCCCTTTGCCAACTGGCGTTTTATTGCCAAGCGCTGTTGACCTTCCTGCCAATGGCGTTAGACAGCATTATATGCGGGCCCGTCTGATTGGCATACCCGGGCAGCGAATGGTTGACCCTGCAGCGTCACAAGATAGCAGCTTACTAAGCGTACTCTCGCAAAGTGATGGGTTGATTGTACGCCCCGTTGACGCGCCAGAAGTGAAAGCAGGTGAACCAGTGTTGTTCCTTCCATTTTAG
- a CDS encoding SDR family NAD(P)-dependent oxidoreductase: MSQTFGHASVALDVVEGLDLTGKTALVTGGSSGLGVETVKALVSVGAEIIMPVRDAQKGKGVITLISELYPDSSIHLMDMDLSDFESIKNFADDCLKRFDKIDIIINNAGIMAGPLVRMKEGFEGQFATNHLGHFLMTGLLSSALLKSEKPIVVALSSIAHRISPIVFEDIHFNERDYDKWLAYGQSKTANALFALSLDKKLKKHGGAAYSVHPGGIMTNLQKDLTFDEMNAMGWFDEDGNPRKGFKTPAGGAATAVWAATTEDLIDSGGAYLEDCSLAQIVEDRRSMTGMLPHIQDEAAAEKLWKLSEGMVGRTFDFD; the protein is encoded by the coding sequence ATGTCGCAAACTTTTGGTCATGCAAGTGTCGCACTTGATGTCGTTGAAGGCTTGGATTTAACGGGTAAAACAGCTTTGGTCACGGGCGGTTCCTCTGGCCTTGGTGTCGAAACAGTGAAGGCACTGGTAAGTGTCGGCGCCGAAATCATAATGCCTGTCCGGGATGCCCAAAAAGGGAAGGGTGTTATCACCCTTATTTCTGAATTGTATCCTGATAGCTCAATTCATCTAATGGATATGGACCTAAGTGATTTTGAAAGCATAAAAAACTTTGCAGACGATTGCCTTAAGCGCTTTGATAAAATTGATATCATCATCAATAATGCAGGGATAATGGCGGGCCCGTTGGTGCGAATGAAAGAAGGCTTTGAAGGACAGTTTGCAACCAATCATCTGGGGCACTTTTTAATGACAGGTTTACTGTCATCAGCATTGTTGAAAAGTGAAAAACCGATTGTTGTTGCCCTCAGTTCAATCGCGCACCGTATTTCACCAATTGTATTTGAAGATATTCATTTCAATGAGCGAGACTATGATAAATGGTTAGCATACGGACAATCAAAAACTGCAAATGCCCTCTTTGCCTTATCCCTGGATAAGAAACTAAAGAAACATGGTGGTGCTGCATATTCGGTGCATCCCGGGGGCATTATGACAAACCTGCAAAAAGACCTAACATTTGACGAGATGAATGCCATGGGCTGGTTTGACGAGGATGGAAATCCCCGCAAGGGCTTTAAAACACCGGCGGGGGGTGCTGCAACTGCTGTATGGGCCGCGACAACTGAAGACCTAATTGATAGTGGCGGTGCGTATCTGGAAGACTGTAGCCTCGCTCAAATTGTTGAAGATCGTAGGTCTATGACAGGCATGCTACCGCATATCCAAGATGAAGCCGCCGCAGAAAAACTGTGGAAACTTTCAGAAGGTATGGTTGGTCGAACGTTTGATTTCGACTGA
- the trpE gene encoding anthranilate synthase component I has protein sequence MTDQVDISSLKKQYEAGKPSVYAETLVADLDTPVSAYLKLTNGENYCCLLESVEGGDTRGRYSIIGLRPDLIWRANGEKAEICRQIIDGVPTQFIEEDTAPLDGLRKLTEESLIDIPHPLPPMAAGLVGYMGYDMVRQMEPLGPAKEDELDLPTGLFIRPTIMAIFDSVTNLITLVTPIRPMAGIDADTAINAANNRISTMLERLDAPLPLRGGEIPSTVPEPETNTGRPRFFDMIKKAKDYILAGDIFQVVLSQRFSMPFTLPAFSLYRALRRTNPSPYMYHLKFNDFAVVGSSPEILVRLRDDEITIRPIAGTRKRGATPEEDAALEADLLADQKELSEHLMLLDLGRNDVGRVAEAGTVKVTARNIVEYYSHVMHIVSNVTGKRAEDKDAIDALSAGFPAGTVSGAPKVRAMEIIDELEVSARGIYAGSVGYFSANGSMDSAIVLRTAIVKDNMMYVQAGAGIVADSVPEMEYQECENKARALVNAAQEAVRFARSNRG, from the coding sequence TCTAAAACTTACAAATGGTGAAAACTATTGCTGTTTGCTTGAATCCGTCGAAGGTGGGGATACAAGGGGAAGATACTCTATCATCGGCCTAAGACCCGATTTGATCTGGCGTGCAAACGGCGAAAAAGCAGAGATATGCAGGCAAATTATTGATGGCGTTCCTACTCAATTTATTGAAGAGGATACAGCGCCGCTTGATGGCCTGCGTAAGCTCACAGAAGAAAGCTTGATTGATATCCCCCATCCGCTTCCTCCTATGGCAGCTGGGCTGGTTGGGTATATGGGATATGATATGGTTCGGCAAATGGAGCCCTTAGGTCCCGCGAAAGAGGACGAACTGGATTTACCCACTGGTCTCTTTATTCGCCCAACCATAATGGCTATTTTTGATAGTGTAACCAACCTGATCACACTGGTTACCCCTATTCGCCCCATGGCTGGAATAGACGCAGATACAGCGATAAATGCCGCCAACAATCGCATTTCAACAATGCTTGAGCGGCTGGATGCACCGCTACCGCTTCGGGGCGGAGAAATCCCCTCTACGGTACCGGAGCCAGAAACTAATACTGGCAGACCACGTTTTTTTGACATGATCAAGAAAGCCAAAGATTATATATTGGCGGGTGATATTTTTCAGGTCGTCCTCAGCCAGCGGTTTTCAATGCCATTTACGCTTCCTGCGTTTTCACTTTATCGTGCATTAAGGCGAACAAATCCGTCTCCTTATATGTACCATCTTAAATTCAACGATTTTGCCGTCGTTGGCTCTAGCCCAGAAATTCTGGTGCGGCTAAGGGATGATGAAATTACTATTCGCCCCATTGCAGGAACACGTAAACGCGGTGCAACACCAGAAGAAGATGCTGCATTAGAGGCAGACCTTCTTGCTGACCAGAAAGAACTTTCCGAGCACCTTATGCTTCTTGACCTCGGACGCAATGATGTTGGCCGTGTCGCGGAAGCCGGAACCGTTAAAGTTACTGCACGCAATATTGTCGAATATTATTCGCATGTTATGCATATTGTCTCAAACGTTACAGGTAAACGCGCCGAGGATAAGGATGCTATCGATGCCTTATCCGCAGGTTTTCCAGCGGGGACCGTTTCCGGTGCGCCCAAGGTACGAGCCATGGAAATCATCGACGAGCTAGAAGTGTCAGCACGCGGCATTTACGCGGGCAGCGTCGGCTATTTTAGCGCCAACGGTTCTATGGATAGTGCTATTGTTCTCAGAACCGCGATCGTCAAAGACAATATGATGTACGTACAAGCAGGTGCAGGGATTGTGGCAGACAGTGTTCCAGAAATGGAATACCAAGAATGCGAGAACAAGGCTCGTGCGCTCGTCAACGCAGCCCAAGAAGCCGTTCGGTTCGCGAGATCAAACAGAGGTTAA
- a CDS encoding divergent polysaccharide deacetylase family protein has protein sequence MSRRKKIISKPNQQTSEEDLKNASGSVIQILKLGYGMLVVVVILTLGFVVIDNSGFNRVGSDNQSLPDFNYTQDAPEDIGDLTAIIAGEDDEEINIALRDIDSLLPVTVENEPVSVNKPDSGLEQPATNYDELASLNSEPEHLPAWRSNASIWKPVKGNIPRIVIVIDDMGIVTPASRALSEMQGPYTLAYLPYANGLEAQTKAVRNAGHELIIHLPMEPKDPDADPGTNALVSGLSAQEFERRLNWNMQRFDGFVGVNNHMGSLLTEEAGAMVHVMTKLKEKDLLFLDSLTSSKTKAISAAKAVGVPHVSRDVFLDNVKDLNAIKAQLRKAEQIAERRGYAIAIGHPYDETLEVLREWQGTLDERGFELVPLSQIVSERMDETEASAIGN, from the coding sequence GTGAGCCGACGTAAAAAAATAATTTCGAAGCCAAATCAGCAAACCTCCGAAGAGGACCTGAAAAACGCAAGCGGCAGTGTTATCCAAATACTTAAGCTTGGTTATGGTATGCTTGTTGTCGTAGTTATACTGACACTTGGTTTCGTTGTTATCGATAATAGCGGCTTTAATAGGGTGGGTTCAGATAATCAAAGTCTACCTGATTTTAACTACACGCAAGATGCCCCTGAAGATATTGGTGACCTAACGGCAATCATTGCAGGTGAGGATGATGAGGAAATTAACATCGCTTTGCGTGATATTGATAGCTTGCTTCCTGTTACTGTAGAGAATGAGCCAGTTTCAGTGAATAAACCTGATAGCGGTTTAGAGCAACCAGCAACAAACTATGACGAGCTTGCTAGCCTCAACAGTGAGCCTGAGCACTTACCAGCGTGGCGGTCAAATGCGTCTATATGGAAGCCGGTAAAAGGCAATATCCCAAGAATTGTTATTGTGATTGATGATATGGGAATTGTTACACCAGCGAGCAGGGCACTTTCAGAAATGCAGGGGCCATATACACTGGCCTATTTGCCCTACGCTAATGGCCTGGAGGCTCAAACTAAAGCAGTTAGAAACGCAGGGCATGAATTGATCATCCATCTACCCATGGAGCCGAAAGATCCGGATGCTGACCCCGGAACAAATGCGCTAGTTTCTGGATTAAGTGCACAAGAATTTGAACGACGATTAAATTGGAACATGCAAAGGTTCGATGGGTTTGTTGGGGTGAACAATCATATGGGGTCGTTGTTGACTGAAGAAGCCGGGGCAATGGTCCATGTCATGACGAAGCTTAAGGAAAAAGACCTTCTGTTTCTCGACAGCCTGACGTCATCGAAAACAAAAGCAATTAGTGCAGCAAAAGCCGTAGGTGTACCGCACGTTTCGCGTGATGTGTTTCTGGATAATGTGAAAGATTTGAACGCGATCAAAGCACAGCTAAGAAAAGCAGAGCAGATTGCAGAAAGGCGTGGATATGCAATAGCTATTGGGCACCCATATGACGAAACATTAGAAGTTTTGCGGGAATGGCAAGGCACGCTGGATGAGCGTGGTTTTGAATTGGTCCCGTTGAGTCAGATTGTTTCGGAAAGAATGGATGAAACAGAGGCCTCTGCTATTGGTAACTAA